TTGGCGATCCGCGCCGACTTCTCCTCGCTCGCACCTTGTCGGCGGAGCGCCTGGTATTGCTTCTCGTCCTTGATCTGGGGGGTGGGCATTTCCGTCCTCTCACGAGTCCGAGTCGTCGTGGTGCGGGAGGATTTCCTGCACCTTGGTCTTCATGCCTTCCTTGATGACGCCCCACCGGTTCTCGTCTCCGCCGATCAGCGCGGCCGCGGTGTCCTTCATCTGCTCGAAGGTCGCGTGCGGCGGGATCGGCGGCACGTCGGGGTCGCAGCGCACATCAAGCAGCGTCGGGCGGTCGGCTGAGAGAGCCTGCTCCCAGGCCGGGCCGATCCGGTCCGGCTTGTCCACCGTGATTCCCCTGAGCCCGAGACCAGAGGCGAAGTCGGCGTAGGAGATGTCCGGGAGCGTCTGGGACTCGGCGAACTTCGGCGCCCCGCCGAGTGCCCGCATCTCCCAGGTGACCTGGTTGAGGTCGTCATTGTGCAGTACGGCGACCACCAGTCGTGGATCGTCCCACTGCTGCCAGTAGTGCCGGACCGTGATGAGCTCGGCCAGCCCGTTCATCTGCATGGCACCGTCGCCGGCGAAGACGACCACCGGGCGGTGCGGGTGACCGAACTTCGCCCCGATCCCGTAGGGGACGCCCGGACCCATCGTGGCGAGCGTCCCAGACAAGGAGCCCCGCATGTCACCGGTGAGGCGCAGGCAGCGGGCGTACCAGTTCGCCGCGGAGCCGGAGTCGGCGGTGACGATTGCGTTGTCGGGTAGCCGCTCGGACAGCTCCCAGAAGAGCCGCATCGGGTTGATCGGGTTGGCGTCGACCATCACCTCGGCCGCGATGGTCTCCCACCAACGGGCGACCGAGGACTCGATCTCTTCCCGCCAGGACCGGTCGTCCTTCCGGTCGAGGTGCGGTAGCAGGGCCCGCAGGGTCGCCGCCGCGTCGCCGACGAGGTTCAACTCGTACGGGTACCGCATGCCGATGTAGCGGCCGTCGATGTCGATCTGGATGGCGCGGGCCTGATCGAACTCGGGCAGGAACTGGGTGTACGGGAAGTTCGAGCCGACCGTGAGCAGGGTGTCGCAGCCCTGCATCATCTCGTAGCTGGGCCGGGTGCCGAGCAACCCGATCGACCCGGTGACGAATGGCAGGTCATCGGGGAGCACATCCTTGCCCAGCAGCGGTTTCGCCACGCCGGCCCCGAGCAACTCGGCGATCTCCTCGATCTCCCGTCGCGCACCGCGGGCGCCCTGCCCGGCGAGGATCGCGACCTTTTTGCCGGCGTTGAGAATCTCCGCGGCGCGCTGGATCGCCACATCGTCCGGCGAGACCGTCGGCCACTGCACGTCCGTACTCGACGGCACCATCTTGAATTCGTGGGTCGGCGCCGAATACTCCAACTCCTGCACGTCCGACGGAATGATGATCGCGGTCGGCGCCCGCTCGGCCTGCGCCACCCTGATCGCGCGATCGAGCACGTTCGGCAGCTGTTCGGGAACCATCACCATCTGCACGTAGTCGCTGGCCACGTCCTTGAAGAGGCTGAGCAGGTCGACCTCCTGCTGGTAGGACCCACCCATTGCGCTGCGGCTGGTCTGCCCGACGATGGCGACGACCGGCACGTGGTCGAGTTTCGCGTCGTACAGCCCGTTGAGGAGATGGATCGCCCCCGGGCCGGATGTCGCCGCGCAGACGCCGACCTTGCCGGTGAACTTGGCGTAGCCGACCGCCTCGAACGCGCTCATCTCCTCATGCCGGGACTGGATGAAGGCCGGCTGATTGTCCGCCCTACCCCACGCCGCCAGCAGCCCGTTGATCCCGTCGCCGGGGTAGCCGAAGACCTGCTCCACACCCCACTCGCGTAGGCGGC
Above is a window of Mycobacteriales bacterium DNA encoding:
- a CDS encoding thiamine pyrophosphate-requiring protein, which codes for MASPTVADFLLGRLREWGVEQVFGYPGDGINGLLAAWGRADNQPAFIQSRHEEMSAFEAVGYAKFTGKVGVCAATSGPGAIHLLNGLYDAKLDHVPVVAIVGQTSRSAMGGSYQQEVDLLSLFKDVASDYVQMVMVPEQLPNVLDRAIRVAQAERAPTAIIIPSDVQELEYSAPTHEFKMVPSSTDVQWPTVSPDDVAIQRAAEILNAGKKVAILAGQGARGARREIEEIAELLGAGVAKPLLGKDVLPDDLPFVTGSIGLLGTRPSYEMMQGCDTLLTVGSNFPYTQFLPEFDQARAIQIDIDGRYIGMRYPYELNLVGDAAATLRALLPHLDRKDDRSWREEIESSVARWWETIAAEVMVDANPINPMRLFWELSERLPDNAIVTADSGSAANWYARCLRLTGDMRGSLSGTLATMGPGVPYGIGAKFGHPHRPVVVFAGDGAMQMNGLAELITVRHYWQQWDDPRLVVAVLHNDDLNQVTWEMRALGGAPKFAESQTLPDISYADFASGLGLRGITVDKPDRIGPAWEQALSADRPTLLDVRCDPDVPPIPPHATFEQMKDTAAALIGGDENRWGVIKEGMKTKVQEILPHHDDSDS